The region ATTACCACCTTTTCCCCTCCAAAACAGACTCGCTTAAGTTATTTTAAAGGTTAAATTACTTAAGGTGGCTCATTTTTTCATGAGCGTTTTGTGCTAAAGTGGCTCACTTATATATTAGCGTTTATATTTGCTGTACTTATTTTTCTTTAAACAAAAATTGTGGATAAGGCCTTGACTTTAATTAACTGGTCTTTGTCCCATATCACTTATAGCATATATGCGCAAGACACAACCACCGTCCCCTTGTCCTCTTCAACGAAAGCAGCCCAAACCCTTTAATCACAAGGGGTTTGGGCTGCTTTTAATGATTTGTTGTTTGGATTAACCCTTTAATTTGCTAAATTGGGATAATCATTAAGCTTTGTATCGATGTACACGGGGTTTACAATTAAAATTCATTAGGTAAAAGTTTAAGTTCAGCCATGGTAAATACTGGACCATCTAAACAAACATATTTGCTGCCAATGTTACAGCGGCCGCATTTGCCGATACCGCACTTCATTCTCATTTCTAGAGTCGTAATTACTTGTTCGTCGCTAAAGCCCATTTTCGTTAACGACTCTAGGCAGAATTTTATCATAATCGGCGGGCCGCACAATACAACAATTTTCCCCGTGGGATCCGGATTAATCTCCTCTAAGAATGCTGGAACAAACCCAATATGACATGGACAATTTTCGTCACCAGTGTCAACTGTCACATGGACGTTAGTATCTCGTTCCTTTGGCCAGTTTTCGAAAAGATCTTCCTTGAAGCATAGATCATTCATAGATCGTGCACCGTATATTATGTCTATTTTTCCAAAGTCGTCCCGATTCTCAAAACAGTATTTTATTAAAGAACGAACAGGTGCTAAGCCTATGCCGCCACCAATGAAAAGCATATCTTTCCCTTTGCATAGTTCAATTGGAAAACCATTACCGTAAGGCCCTCTGACCCCCATCATTTGACCAGGTTTAATCTCATGTAGAGCATCCGTTAACATCCCGCATTTTTTTATAGCAAATTCTAAATGGTTTTCTCCTTGCGCTGTGACCGAAAACATACCTTCGCCAACATGTAGCAATGAGAACATACCCAGTTGTCCTGGCATTGGAGTAAAAGGCTTTTTACCGTCCTTCGTACTTATATGAAACGTTTTAATATCAGGGGTTTCCTCTACAATTTTAAATACCGTGACTACAGAGGGAACCAATGGGTTTTCGCACTTACACTGGCTCATCGACGGCAACCTCCTTGATTTTATCTATAAACAATGTAATGTCAACATTTACCGGACATTTCGATAGGCAGCGGCCGCAGCCTACGCATAGATTTTTCCCGTACCGCTCGTTAAAGAATTCCAATTTATGAAGAAAGCGGTTCCGAATACGCTCGTTTTTACTGGGTCTTGGGTTGTGACCGCCGGCCATTCTAGAGTATTCGGAAAACATACAGGAATCCCAGCAACGAAAACGATAACCTTCGTTACCATTGTTTTTTATCTCCATGTCAAAACAGTAGCAAGTCGGGCATAGATAGGTACAGGTACCGCAACCAATACATTTACGGCTGACTTCTTTCCAGATGGGATGCTCAAACATTTTAGCTAATTTATCTGATATTCCGCTAGTGTCAACCTTTAAAGTACAGGAAACTGCTGTAAGCTCTCCTGCTTGTTCTTGAATAAGTCCTTGTAGTTTATTTAAAAGTGCTTGACCGGCTTCGGTCTGAGCCTCAATTCCGTATGAATTTCCTAAATCATACATCTGAACATCAGCAGCCTCATGCCTGCCGGGGTCGACTCCCATTGAATCACAGAAACAGGTAGGGGCAACTCTGGAGCAGCCTATGCATATAGTAGTGAGCTTTTCCCGCTTATTTTTATAAAAATCATCTACAAAGGACTTTGTTAGGAAAACATCATCCATACATTTAATGCTCTGCATATCACATGGGCGAACGCCGAAGATTATTTGAGGCGCCGAGTCATCGTGTATGTTTAGTTCGGTTATTTCTTGGTTAGCCATTTTGTAAGAATACATCTTTTCAGTCTGAGGAAATAAGGTATCCTTAGGTGGCAACAATGTATTTACTTCCTCGAGTGCAATTCTTCCTTCGCTGCCCCAAGGGGTATACTTACTAACCCCATTGACCTTCATTGGGACTAATACTTTTGATTCTTTAGCAAGAATATCAAGAACTTCATTGATTCTAGATTTAGCGATTGTTTTCAATTTTGGCCGCCTCCCTACATAAATTCTTCAATATCTTCTAAATTGTATTTCGCCAAAGGGGGGGTAGTTTCAGTGTCCATGGAGGCTTCATAGGGCCCAAATAATTTATTGATATCCTTAATAAGTTTCCGGTTTAACTCCATCAAAGGTAATCCCATAGGGCAGGCACGTGCACATTCTCCGCACTCAATGCAGCGATCAGCGATATGATAGACTCGCGTTAGACCGAAGAGCCGGTTCTCATCCTCATTGTTCTGTTTTCCTTGCCACCCTACACGATATTGGTCTACAAAACATTCACGGCAGTTACAAGCAGGACAAACGTTTCGGCAGGCATAGCAACGGATACATTTTTCAAATTGCTTAGACCAATATTCATATTTTTCATCAGGGGAAAGTCTCTCTAATTCTTCTATTGCCTTAAAACGCTCTGGCTTGTTTGTTTCAGGTACTGGGTCGCCGAGCAATATATCGTTTACAATAGGGTTAGGGTGAGTACAGTATTGACATTTTTCAGCCGTATTGCCAGTGGCCGGATCCTTCATTCCGCTGCAGCATATACCAACTATATAGATATTTTCTCGGTTAATTTGTCCATCCTGAATAAGACGGTTGATAGCTCGTGCATCACACCCTCGAGCAAATATGCCAATCTTACCGGTTGGAAACTTATCATCAAGCAAATACTTAGCGGTTCCAGCCAAACAGTATTCATCCCAGATTAGGCGACCCACGTGAGCTGCTGAGGTGATAAAGGCTGGTGGTGATTGATTACTAAATCTACCTTTTTCCCAGCCGATAATATAATCAACGGTGCCTTTATCAAGCAGGTCTTTAGCTATATCTCGCATTTTGACAGTAGTGTCACTCACTTTAATCCCCTCAACTTCCTGTTAGGACCTATGGCTTTAATGTCCTCACACAATTTAGTGACCGTAGTTCTAAATTTCTCGGCTTCTGCTCCTGAGACCCACCTAGCTTGAAAACGTCGAGGATCGATTCCGCTATATTCTAACAGTCTTTTCATGATCAGAAAACGTCGTCTTGTGTAGTAGTTTCCTGTTGAGTAGTGACAATCGCCAGGGTGGCATCCAGCTACTAGAACACCGTCTGCACCCTTCTGAAAGGCCCTTAATATATACTGGGGGTTAACCCTAGCTGAGCACGGTACCCGCAGTATTCTGATATTTTCAGGGTACTTCATCCTATTAAGACCTGCTAAATCGGCGCCTGAATAAGAGCACCAGTTACAGCAAAAAGCTAGAATTTTAGGTTCCCATTTTTGTTCTTCTATCACGTCCATAGAGAATCCACCTCCTCAAGAATTTGGTCGTTCTTAAAGCCTTGCAGGTCGATTGCTCCTGGACGACAGGTAACTGTACAAGCACCACAACCTTGACAAAGCCCGTTATTAACAGAAGCAACATTTCTGGTGATCCTATGACCATGGTGATCTCGTTCGGTAATGCTTTGTAGTTGGATGGCCTTATAAGGACATACTGAGACGCATATCCCACAACCTGAGCAAACAGTTGTGTTTGTTCTGGCAGTCATGGGGTTGGTCTCTAGTTCACTTTTACTTAAAAGTCCACAAACTTTAACGGCAGCCGCTCCAGCCTGAGCTACAGAGTCTGGAATATCTTTCGGCCCTTGACAGGTTCCTGCTAAAAACACTCCGGCAGTAGGTGTCTCAACGGGTCTCAGCTTGGGGTGGGCCTCTTGGTACCAGCCATTTAAATCAGGCAAAAATCCAACAGCCTGGGCCAATTCCCTAGAGCCTGCACTCGGCACCATGGCAGTAGCCAGTACTACCATATCCGCTGCGACTTCAACCTGTTTGCCAATAAGCGAGTCTTCACCTTTAACAATAAGTTTACCGCCATCTTGATAAATCTTAGAAACCCTTCCGCGCAAGTACACAGCTCCGTCTCTAAGCGTTGACTCATAAAACTCATCATAAGCTTTACCAGGGGTTCGGACATCCATATAGAAGACATAGGCATTACCCTCAGGGGTTTTGTCTACGAACTGGTGAGCATGCTTCGCTGTATACATACAGCACGCTCTAGAACAATAGCTTTTCGCTTTTGCAGAATCGCGAGATCCTACACACTTAATAAAGACCACGGTCTTAGGGGTAGTACCATCGGATGGACGTTTTATTTTACCGCCAGTCGGACCAGATGCATTGACCATGCGTTCAAAGTGCAAGCCTGTTACAACGTCAGGGTATTTTCCATAGCCATATTCCCCATAAACATCTTCCCATTTATACAAATCGTAGCCTGTCGCCATAACGATAGCACCAAAAGTATCTGTAATGAATGATTCTGTATCATCATATCTTA is a window of Veillonellaceae bacterium DNA encoding:
- a CDS encoding hydrogenase — translated: MSQCKCENPLVPSVVTVFKIVEETPDIKTFHISTKDGKKPFTPMPGQLGMFSLLHVGEGMFSVTAQGENHLEFAIKKCGMLTDALHEIKPGQMMGVRGPYGNGFPIELCKGKDMLFIGGGIGLAPVRSLIKYCFENRDDFGKIDIIYGARSMNDLCFKEDLFENWPKERDTNVHVTVDTGDENCPCHIGFVPAFLEEINPDPTGKIVVLCGPPIMIKFCLESLTKMGFSDEQVITTLEMRMKCGIGKCGRCNIGSKYVCLDGPVFTMAELKLLPNEF
- a CDS encoding 4Fe-4S ferredoxin, with translation MKTIAKSRINEVLDILAKESKVLVPMKVNGVSKYTPWGSEGRIALEEVNTLLPPKDTLFPQTEKMYSYKMANQEITELNIHDDSAPQIIFGVRPCDMQSIKCMDDVFLTKSFVDDFYKNKREKLTTICIGCSRVAPTCFCDSMGVDPGRHEAADVQMYDLGNSYGIEAQTEAGQALLNKLQGLIQEQAGELTAVSCTLKVDTSGISDKLAKMFEHPIWKEVSRKCIGCGTCTYLCPTCYCFDMEIKNNGNEGYRFRCWDSCMFSEYSRMAGGHNPRPSKNERIRNRFLHKLEFFNERYGKNLCVGCGRCLSKCPVNVDITLFIDKIKEVAVDEPV
- a CDS encoding 4Fe-4S binding protein, translated to MRDIAKDLLDKGTVDYIIGWEKGRFSNQSPPAFITSAAHVGRLIWDEYCLAGTAKYLLDDKFPTGKIGIFARGCDARAINRLIQDGQINRENIYIVGICCSGMKDPATGNTAEKCQYCTHPNPIVNDILLGDPVPETNKPERFKAIEELERLSPDEKYEYWSKQFEKCIRCYACRNVCPACNCRECFVDQYRVGWQGKQNNEDENRLFGLTRVYHIADRCIECGECARACPMGLPLMELNRKLIKDINKLFGPYEASMDTETTPPLAKYNLEDIEEFM
- a CDS encoding hydrogenase iron-sulfur subunit — translated: MDVIEEQKWEPKILAFCCNWCSYSGADLAGLNRMKYPENIRILRVPCSARVNPQYILRAFQKGADGVLVAGCHPGDCHYSTGNYYTRRRFLIMKRLLEYSGIDPRRFQARWVSGAEAEKFRTTVTKLCEDIKAIGPNRKLRGLK
- a CDS encoding CoB--CoM heterodisulfide reductase iron-sulfur subunit A family protein, with protein sequence MKRIGVFICHCGSNIAATVDCAKVAEAAKAFPGVFFSSDYKYMCSEPGQEFIKDSIKKYDLNAIVVASCTPRMHEHTFRKTLANGGLNPYMFEMTNLREQCSWVHSDIEKATDKAIDLVRMSVAKVAKNEELFSTTIPVHKKALVIGAGIAGMQAALDIADAGHKVVLVDREPTIGGKMPMLDKTFPTMDCSACISTPKMVEVAQHPNIELMAYSEVIEVNGFIGNFDVKIKTKAKYVDHVKCTGCGLCETKCPKKVPNEYDLGMGLRSCIYKPFPQAVPNKPVIDAQNCLKLTSGKCGVCARVCPTGAVRYDDTESFITDTFGAIVMATGYDLYKWEDVYGEYGYGKYPDVVTGLHFERMVNASGPTGGKIKRPSDGTTPKTVVFIKCVGSRDSAKAKSYCSRACCMYTAKHAHQFVDKTPEGNAYVFYMDVRTPGKAYDEFYESTLRDGAVYLRGRVSKIYQDGGKLIVKGEDSLIGKQVEVAADMVVLATAMVPSAGSRELAQAVGFLPDLNGWYQEAHPKLRPVETPTAGVFLAGTCQGPKDIPDSVAQAGAAAVKVCGLLSKSELETNPMTARTNTTVCSGCGICVSVCPYKAIQLQSITERDHHGHRITRNVASVNNGLCQGCGACTVTCRPGAIDLQGFKNDQILEEVDSLWT